The proteins below are encoded in one region of Microcoleus sp. FACHB-672:
- a CDS encoding PEP-CTERM sorting domain-containing protein: MKVTKFFASKSSLLAVGLLSASAGLMALPASAETVTVNLTDKTNTNTADYPTVSVTLDDTSNPGKITATVNVVSGKTGYTGDLRGVYFNLPGVSGLAITPIAGGPLSHISTNGDFSAFGNSAGLEGTKLDFNAGVEVGKQGIAKGDDYQSTKFTISGTGLTLSAFSSTTIGARLMSVGIGKNRDLSSKTAGTAPVIVAATPPSSPSAPAAPAPAAEAPVAPTAPAPVAETPTAPTAPAPVAETPVAPTAPAPVAETPTAPTAPAPVAETPAAPTAPAPVAETPAAPVVPGEPSGTPAPSNPGPGGEAEQVPEPATMAGSALGLAALMKWRKNRKASKNN, encoded by the coding sequence ATGAAAGTCACTAAATTTTTTGCATCGAAGTCTAGCTTATTGGCCGTTGGTTTGTTGAGCGCCTCTGCTGGTTTAATGGCCCTGCCGGCATCTGCTGAGACTGTTACAGTCAACCTTACCGATAAGACAAATACTAATACTGCCGACTACCCCACAGTTAGCGTAACCCTAGACGATACCAGCAACCCTGGAAAAATTACCGCCACAGTCAACGTTGTATCTGGTAAAACCGGCTATACCGGCGACCTCCGGGGTGTTTATTTCAACCTCCCTGGGGTTAGCGGACTCGCAATTACACCTATTGCCGGTGGCCCACTCAGCCATATCTCTACAAATGGTGATTTCAGCGCCTTTGGCAACAGCGCTGGCTTGGAAGGCACAAAGCTAGACTTTAATGCCGGCGTAGAAGTTGGAAAGCAAGGAATCGCTAAGGGTGACGACTATCAAAGCACTAAATTTACGATTTCTGGTACTGGTTTGACCCTGAGTGCCTTTTCTTCTACAACCATTGGCGCTCGCCTGATGAGTGTGGGAATCGGCAAGAATCGCGATCTCAGCAGCAAAACTGCCGGTACAGCTCCAGTGATCGTAGCCGCCACTCCACCCAGTAGCCCCAGCGCTCCCGCAGCCCCGGCACCGGCGGCTGAAGCTCCTGTAGCCCCGACAGCCCCGGCACCTGTTGCTGAAACTCCTACAGCCCCGACAGCCCCGGCACCTGTTGCTGAAACTCCTGTAGCCCCGACAGCCCCGGCACCTGTTGCTGAAACTCCTACAGCCCCGACAGCCCCGGCACCTGTTGCTGAAACTCCTGCAGCCCCGACAGCCCCGGCACCTGTTGCTGAAACTCCTGCAGCACCTGTCGTACCTGGTGAGCCTTCCGGAACTCCCGCACCTTCCAACCCAGGACCGGGTGGAGAAGCTGAGCAAGTTCCCGAACCCGCCACAATGGCCGGTTCAGCATTAGGTTTGGCCGCTTTGATGAAATGGCGCAAAAACAGAAAGGCTAGCAAGAATAATTAG
- a CDS encoding 6-phosphofructokinase has translation MSMPKKRLGVLTSGGDSPGMNAAVRAVVRSALAKGVEVYAIYEGYQGMVDGSECRISETAASPSRNIRPCIRQLNWDDVGGILHRGGTIIGTARCLEFRSREGRRVAARNLLQNGIDSLVVIGGDGSLTGADTFRAEWPELLAELVELGEIDRQLADQHPYLAIVGLPASIDNDMYGSDMTIGTDTALHRLTEAVDAISSTAASHQRTFVVEVMGRHCGYLALMGALATGADWVLIPECPPETDNWEEQMCAVLKAGRESGRRDSIVIVAEGAKDRQGHPIHCDDVKRVLEERLDEDTRVTILGHVQRGGSPSAFDRNLSTLLGHAAVEELLSATPASEPVLIGMRGNRITRPPLMHCVEQTHAVAEAIAAGDYEKAMDLRGSSFKEAFHTLHTLMQASPSQERNTEENSLSHSPLRIAVLNCGAAAPGMNTAVRAAVRLGIDKGQTMLGVEHGFRGLIDGSIKELDWLSVRGWATTGGSELGTSRKIPQTKDFYEIARHIEAQNIQALLIIGGWSGYEAAYQLYAQRDTFSAFNIPILCLPAGINNNLPGCELSIGADTALNNIIQAVDKIKQSAVASNRCFIVKVMGRYCGYLALMSGLATGAERIYLHEEGVSLSNLQQDLTNLIDGFKQGKRVGLIICNENAHTVYTSDFICALFEEEGRQLFQVRQAILGHLQQGGDPSPFDRIQATRFAAKGLDFLLEQAQKASPMSAFIGLQAGQIKFFDLGDLPRMVDKDHQRPKEQWWLELHTLARTLSQPAPQSADSSQV, from the coding sequence ATGTCTATGCCTAAAAAGCGACTTGGTGTCTTAACGAGTGGTGGCGACTCGCCTGGAATGAACGCTGCCGTGCGGGCAGTGGTTCGTTCAGCACTGGCGAAAGGTGTTGAAGTATATGCAATCTACGAAGGCTACCAAGGCATGGTGGATGGGAGCGAATGCCGTATCTCTGAAACAGCCGCAAGCCCATCTCGTAACATTCGCCCCTGTATCCGTCAACTCAACTGGGACGACGTGGGCGGCATCTTGCATCGAGGCGGCACGATCATCGGCACAGCACGCTGCCTGGAATTTCGCAGCAGAGAAGGACGTCGGGTGGCGGCTCGAAATCTTTTACAAAACGGGATTGACAGCTTAGTCGTGATTGGAGGCGATGGCAGCCTCACCGGCGCAGATACGTTCCGAGCAGAATGGCCGGAATTACTGGCAGAATTGGTAGAGCTTGGCGAAATCGACCGGCAACTGGCGGATCAACATCCTTACTTAGCAATTGTCGGACTGCCGGCTTCTATCGATAACGATATGTATGGCAGCGATATGACGATCGGCACGGATACGGCGCTACACCGGCTCACCGAAGCCGTTGACGCCATTTCTTCAACAGCTGCCAGCCATCAGCGCACCTTTGTTGTGGAAGTGATGGGGCGTCACTGCGGTTATTTAGCACTAATGGGGGCACTGGCAACCGGCGCGGATTGGGTGTTGATTCCAGAATGTCCCCCAGAAACAGACAATTGGGAAGAGCAGATGTGCGCCGTGCTGAAAGCCGGTCGTGAATCCGGGCGTCGGGATAGCATTGTGATTGTGGCGGAAGGCGCAAAAGACCGGCAGGGCCACCCGATTCACTGCGATGATGTCAAACGGGTTCTAGAAGAACGACTCGATGAAGATACCCGCGTCACAATTTTAGGTCACGTACAGCGCGGCGGCTCTCCCAGCGCCTTTGATCGCAATTTAAGCACCTTATTAGGTCATGCAGCTGTTGAAGAACTGCTGTCTGCCACGCCGGCAAGTGAGCCGGTGTTGATTGGAATGCGAGGCAACCGCATCACCCGTCCGCCTTTAATGCACTGTGTCGAGCAAACCCACGCAGTTGCCGAGGCGATCGCAGCCGGCGACTACGAAAAAGCAATGGATCTGCGCGGCAGCAGCTTTAAAGAAGCTTTTCACACGCTGCACACTTTAATGCAGGCTTCGCCTTCCCAGGAAAGAAATACCGAAGAAAATAGCCTTTCCCATTCACCCTTGCGGATAGCCGTCCTCAACTGTGGCGCAGCAGCACCCGGAATGAACACCGCAGTTCGGGCTGCTGTCAGGTTGGGAATTGACAAAGGGCAAACCATGCTGGGAGTCGAACACGGCTTCCGAGGACTGATTGACGGCAGTATAAAAGAATTAGATTGGCTAAGCGTCCGGGGTTGGGCCACAACCGGCGGTTCTGAATTGGGAACCAGCCGAAAAATTCCTCAAACTAAAGATTTCTACGAGATCGCACGGCACATCGAAGCGCAAAATATTCAAGCATTATTGATCATCGGCGGCTGGAGCGGTTACGAGGCAGCTTACCAGCTTTACGCTCAGCGAGATACCTTTTCGGCGTTCAACATTCCTATTTTGTGCCTGCCGGCCGGCATCAATAATAATCTCCCCGGCTGCGAACTGAGCATTGGTGCAGATACGGCTTTGAACAATATTATTCAAGCGGTCGATAAAATTAAGCAGTCTGCCGTTGCTTCCAACCGTTGCTTTATCGTGAAAGTTATGGGGCGCTACTGCGGTTATTTAGCCCTAATGAGCGGTTTAGCCACCGGCGCTGAACGAATTTACCTTCACGAAGAGGGCGTGAGCCTGAGTAACTTGCAGCAAGACTTAACTAATCTAATAGACGGGTTTAAGCAAGGCAAACGGGTGGGATTAATTATCTGTAATGAAAATGCTCATACAGTGTACACCTCAGATTTTATCTGCGCCCTATTTGAAGAAGAAGGCCGGCAGCTCTTTCAAGTCCGTCAAGCGATTTTAGGACACCTGCAACAGGGTGGCGATCCCTCTCCATTTGATCGCATCCAAGCGACCCGCTTTGCCGCAAAAGGTCTTGATTTCCTGCTCGAACAAGCTCAAAAAGCATCGCCGATGAGTGCTTTCATCGGCTTACAGGCGGGGCAAATAAAGTTCTTTGACCTGGGCGATCTTCCCCGCATGGTGGACAAAGATCACCAGCGACCTAAAGAACAGTGGTGGCTAGAGTTGCATACCCTAGCGAGAACTCTGTCTCAACCGGCACCCCAGTCGGCAGACTCATCTCAAGTTTGA
- a CDS encoding ATP-dependent nuclease: MPLEITIKNYRCFSDSNPARFIIQKGFTAFIGVNNSGKSSLLKFFYEFRSLFTSVADPSSFQNAIYGTMQSFSFPREVLDMQEVFCNVNERPLTIQVIFFSEDGAVEKDNLPIAEKIVFTIPRNNTYTAQLYSANKILPSSAKHRLNHMVWMEENRPLAEDTPLANVSDLIKSLRDLGNTLYIGPFRNVLSLIAGSQTTLGYLDYFDIKVGQAFIQQWRWLKTGPDRKFNSISMEITNFLQDFFKYKKVEINASNDDQTLKFFIDEKPYTISELGSGLSQFFLVLANAAIKEPSYILIDEPELNLHPSLQLDFLTTLGQYASQGVFFATHSIGLARASAERIYTVRKGDESSEVIEYEKSPSLVEFLGELSFSTYREFGFDKVLMVEGRTEIKTMQQFLRKYGKDHEILILSLGGSSFITPDSQSELEEVKRISENIFVLIDSEKKSMDAPLELKRQDFLEMCQEIEINCHVLERRATENYFTDRAIKQVKGEKYGVLGPYDKLENAPHGWKKAENWRIAQEMSKEELEATDLGKFIKNLCGIESTTN, encoded by the coding sequence ATGCCACTTGAGATAACAATTAAGAACTATCGGTGCTTCTCTGATTCTAATCCGGCTCGTTTTATTATTCAAAAAGGTTTCACGGCTTTTATAGGAGTAAACAACTCAGGAAAGTCTTCTCTACTTAAGTTTTTCTATGAGTTTCGCTCTCTCTTTACTTCTGTTGCAGACCCCAGCAGCTTTCAGAATGCCATATACGGAACCATGCAAAGCTTCTCTTTTCCTAGAGAAGTTTTAGATATGCAAGAAGTTTTCTGTAACGTTAATGAGCGCCCACTAACAATTCAAGTGATTTTTTTTAGTGAAGATGGTGCTGTAGAGAAAGATAATCTACCAATAGCTGAAAAAATAGTCTTCACCATTCCAAGAAATAATACTTACACTGCCCAACTTTATTCAGCCAACAAAATTTTGCCTTCTTCAGCTAAGCACAGATTAAATCACATGGTATGGATGGAAGAGAATAGGCCTTTAGCAGAGGATACGCCTTTAGCAAATGTATCCGATCTTATTAAAAGTCTGAGAGATTTAGGTAATACTCTCTATATAGGCCCCTTTAGAAATGTTCTTAGTCTTATTGCCGGCTCTCAAACTACTTTAGGATACTTAGATTATTTTGATATTAAAGTAGGGCAAGCTTTTATTCAACAGTGGCGGTGGTTAAAAACAGGACCTGACAGAAAATTCAATTCAATAAGTATGGAAATTACAAATTTTCTTCAAGATTTCTTTAAATATAAAAAAGTAGAAATTAATGCATCTAATGATGATCAAACACTGAAATTTTTTATAGATGAAAAACCCTACACAATTTCAGAGCTAGGCTCCGGACTATCCCAATTCTTTTTGGTTCTTGCTAATGCAGCTATAAAAGAGCCATCTTATATTCTTATCGATGAACCTGAACTTAATCTTCATCCCTCGCTCCAATTAGACTTTCTAACGACTCTGGGTCAATATGCTAGCCAAGGAGTTTTCTTTGCGACGCACAGCATTGGGCTAGCCAGAGCTAGTGCCGAGCGAATTTATACAGTTCGTAAGGGTGATGAGAGCAGCGAGGTTATTGAGTACGAAAAAAGTCCGAGCTTGGTAGAGTTCTTGGGAGAGCTTAGCTTCTCCACTTATAGAGAGTTTGGTTTTGATAAAGTTTTGATGGTTGAAGGCCGAACTGAGATTAAAACAATGCAGCAGTTCCTACGCAAATATGGAAAAGATCATGAAATTTTAATTTTATCGTTGGGTGGAAGCAGTTTTATTACCCCGGACTCTCAATCTGAACTTGAGGAAGTTAAACGTATTTCTGAAAATATTTTCGTTCTAATTGATAGTGAAAAAAAATCTATGGACGCTCCCTTAGAACTAAAAAGACAAGATTTTTTGGAAATGTGCCAAGAAATCGAAATTAACTGCCATGTGCTTGAGCGCCGAGCTACTGAAAACTACTTTACAGATAGGGCTATTAAGCAAGTTAAAGGAGAGAAATATGGGGTTCTGGGTCCCTACGATAAACTGGAAAACGCACCACATGGCTGGAAAAAAGCAGAGAATTGGCGGATAGCGCAAGAGATGAGCAAAGAGGAATTAGAAGCAACCGACCTGGGTAAATTTATAAAAAATTTGTGTGGAATAGAGTCAACGACAAACTGA
- a CDS encoding diacylglycerol/polyprenol kinase family protein → MTVVGVWMGGVLLLAESLNRFASVDSEITRKIVHIGTGNVILLAWWLQIPAWVGITAAVLASAIALLSYRLPILPGVNSVGRLSFGTLFYAISIGVLVAWFWPLQQPQYAALGILVMTYGDGLAAIIGQKFGKHPYKLWGIQKSWEGSVTMALVSYVVSCLILLAVQGAIWPTWLVPAVIAISATSLEAFSKYGIDNLTVPIGSAAVAFFLNQFLLSILL, encoded by the coding sequence ATGACCGTCGTTGGAGTCTGGATGGGAGGGGTGTTGTTGTTGGCGGAGTCGTTAAACCGCTTTGCCTCTGTAGATTCAGAAATTACCCGAAAAATTGTTCACATTGGCACCGGCAACGTTATCTTACTGGCGTGGTGGTTGCAGATCCCGGCATGGGTTGGGATTACAGCAGCAGTTTTAGCTAGTGCGATCGCCCTTTTATCCTACCGGCTTCCTATCCTCCCTGGCGTCAACAGCGTTGGCCGGCTCAGCTTTGGCACATTATTCTACGCCATCAGTATTGGCGTTTTAGTTGCGTGGTTCTGGCCGCTACAACAACCCCAGTATGCCGCTTTGGGGATTTTGGTAATGACCTATGGCGATGGATTAGCCGCCATTATTGGCCAGAAATTTGGCAAACATCCTTACAAACTCTGGGGGATACAAAAAAGTTGGGAAGGATCTGTGACAATGGCACTCGTCAGCTATGTGGTTAGCTGCTTGATTTTGCTTGCAGTTCAAGGTGCTATATGGCCCACTTGGTTAGTGCCGGCAGTCATTGCGATCTCGGCTACCAGCTTAGAAGCTTTCTCTAAATATGGCATTGACAACCTTACTGTTCCTATCGGCAGCGCCGCTGTTGCCTTTTTCTTAAATCAATTCCTGCTGTCAATTCTTTTGTGA
- a CDS encoding DUF423 domain-containing protein, translating into MVRLFMVIAAILAGLSVAIGAFSAHALKDRLSAQALTIFETGARYQMYHALALLLVAVLLSRAGEPPTSLVVAGFAFIAGIALFSGSLYTLSFTGISWLGAIAPIGGVAFMIGWACLAVAGWNFK; encoded by the coding sequence ATTGTTCGGCTTTTTATGGTGATTGCGGCGATTTTAGCCGGCTTGTCCGTGGCAATTGGGGCGTTTTCAGCTCATGCCTTGAAGGATAGACTTAGCGCTCAAGCGCTAACGATTTTTGAAACCGGCGCTCGCTACCAAATGTATCACGCCCTAGCCTTGCTGTTGGTGGCTGTGCTGTTGAGTCGTGCCGGTGAACCCCCAACGAGCTTAGTCGTTGCTGGATTTGCGTTTATTGCCGGCATTGCTTTGTTTTCAGGCAGCTTATATACCTTGAGTTTCACCGGCATTTCTTGGCTAGGTGCAATTGCGCCGATAGGGGGAGTTGCATTTATGATTGGTTGGGCTTGCTTAGCTGTTGCCGGTTGGAACTTTAAGTAG
- the bchM gene encoding magnesium protoporphyrin IX methyltransferase, whose protein sequence is MNAVDDKTVVKEYFNATGFDRWRRIYGDGEVNKVQRDIREGHQRTVDTVISWLSADGNLPGLSVCDAGCGVGSLSIPLAQAGARVYGSDISEKMVREAYERAEAVMPQMNNLAFTAQDLESLSGQYHTVICLDVLIHYPQEKAGEMIAHLCSLAESRLILSFAPKTLALTMLKKIGEFFPGPSKATRAYQHREADVVKILETNGFSIQRQGMTSTSFYFSRILEATRR, encoded by the coding sequence ATGAACGCAGTGGATGATAAGACCGTTGTTAAAGAATATTTCAATGCCACCGGCTTTGATCGCTGGCGGCGAATCTATGGCGATGGCGAGGTTAATAAAGTCCAGCGTGACATCCGCGAGGGACATCAGCGCACAGTTGATACTGTGATTAGCTGGCTGAGTGCTGATGGCAATTTGCCTGGGTTGTCGGTGTGTGACGCCGGCTGCGGAGTAGGCAGTCTCAGCATTCCACTCGCACAAGCCGGCGCGAGGGTTTACGGCAGCGATATTTCTGAAAAAATGGTGAGAGAAGCTTATGAAAGAGCTGAGGCTGTAATGCCTCAAATGAATAATCTTGCCTTTACAGCGCAGGATTTAGAAAGTTTGAGTGGGCAATATCATACGGTTATTTGCTTGGATGTGTTGATTCACTATCCGCAAGAAAAGGCAGGGGAGATGATTGCTCACCTTTGTTCTTTGGCAGAATCTCGGTTGATTCTTAGTTTTGCGCCGAAAACTTTAGCGCTGACGATGCTAAAAAAAATTGGGGAGTTTTTTCCAGGACCGAGTAAAGCAACTCGCGCTTATCAGCATCGGGAAGCGGATGTTGTAAAAATTCTGGAAACTAACGGGTTTTCAATTCAGCGGCAAGGAATGACAAGTACAAGTTTTTACTTTTCGCGCATTCTGGAAGCGACTCGCCGGTAA